A genomic window from Luteolibacter sp. LG18 includes:
- a CDS encoding right-handed parallel beta-helix repeat-containing protein — protein sequence MVQPGEKFGNYEVLSNPTGAADVLGSGSGGTTLKVKHVHLDTVAALKILRRRAQADSRQGQSFLAEARSAASLTHPHIARILDFGENAGLLYYVMDLCEGGSLEDFRTARGTPPPAVALAWFHQSAAALAHAHTQNILHRDIKPSNLLIAREGDVASLKLIDFGLAGKTDADAGNAANDPVIGTPLFAAPEQLRGQAEKASDVFSLGASFLWLLTGTHLDTGDLAKVLDRRLAAQTYAPLLVNLPPAWQEAIGAFLAVDPAQRATDGAAAVAVIERAFAADFPLQPVPWTAVGGGGPAAEPAAPENPEEAWEAVASSDWKAVWSPVDAPGADGCRTLFKATSSKEEGTWDVQLFQAPEAAIADLVVPQGHQLRKLAAGLGLGRVVLHRGEGWLSVAWPALAGKDALDWLRLGGVPPAADLLPRIRALASGLDLAAREGLDAMEMHPALLHLLESPEQPEASGFAIAVFLPSVAAEKSSRETASTISGSVNAPLPIRFAACLYHLLGGRPLPPAAFLNNRAYPAVPRLSERSNRYLGQVVSGLNPAGACAEIVDRLSMEERLPGVTGVASETLSRSMYSPSVSMSAGASVARTMETLARPPQLPAAGATAAASVSTPPPVSSTATPATAAAGPAKPKPVKLILAIAAVLVLGVMGVGGTAVWYLFLRKPAPPAKKEVVSNTPVSTTLTTPTKVDLPPTPPPTASDNSLKQVKVPGQAATLAEAVAKCAPGGTIEVAGGTYKEALAITKPLTLSASEGAVLENAAASNSLVAIKGKVEVKISGLVIRDARREATGSPESSPPLVLVADGGVITLDRCVIDGGMGSGLSVINRASVRLSGCRVLRHRWCGLQVSAGATVDIDQGSVIENRCGIMTTDPGSTVRIGSGSIVSRNSRNGIEVNNGAAVRLTGCEVSNSQSGCGVLVSGEGSSLEASGKSSICDNKTSGVEVAESGTVKLEDCQLERNREHGLHAVKSGAITITGSRFENDLTGLFIDGGTAQVKVDRCEFSKHGDGGVVFAGVKADLTNSTFTGNAVAAIFSDGASGSAKANRVSPGPVDDAIVLENAGQVTREANTAE from the coding sequence ATGGTCCAACCCGGCGAGAAATTCGGCAACTACGAGGTCCTTTCCAACCCCACCGGAGCGGCGGACGTCCTCGGCTCCGGCTCGGGCGGCACCACGCTCAAGGTCAAGCACGTCCACCTCGACACCGTCGCCGCGCTGAAGATCCTGCGCCGCCGCGCCCAGGCGGATTCGCGGCAGGGCCAGAGCTTCCTGGCCGAGGCCCGCTCCGCCGCCTCGCTGACCCATCCGCACATCGCCCGCATCCTCGATTTCGGCGAGAACGCCGGGCTGCTCTACTATGTGATGGACCTCTGCGAGGGCGGCAGCCTGGAGGACTTCCGCACCGCCCGCGGCACCCCGCCGCCCGCCGTCGCGCTCGCCTGGTTCCACCAGTCCGCCGCCGCGCTGGCCCACGCCCACACCCAGAACATCCTCCACCGCGACATCAAGCCCTCCAACCTCCTCATCGCCAGGGAAGGGGACGTCGCCTCGCTGAAGCTCATCGACTTCGGCCTCGCCGGAAAAACCGATGCCGATGCCGGAAACGCTGCCAATGACCCGGTCATCGGCACCCCGCTCTTCGCCGCTCCGGAGCAGCTCCGCGGCCAGGCCGAGAAGGCGTCCGATGTGTTCTCGCTCGGCGCGTCGTTCCTGTGGCTGCTCACCGGAACCCACCTCGATACCGGCGATCTCGCGAAGGTCCTCGACCGCCGCCTGGCCGCGCAGACCTACGCGCCGCTGCTGGTGAACCTCCCGCCCGCGTGGCAGGAGGCCATCGGGGCCTTCCTCGCCGTCGACCCCGCCCAGCGCGCCACCGATGGCGCGGCCGCCGTGGCCGTGATCGAGCGCGCCTTCGCCGCCGATTTCCCGCTCCAGCCGGTGCCGTGGACCGCCGTCGGGGGCGGTGGCCCCGCGGCCGAACCCGCCGCCCCGGAGAACCCGGAGGAGGCTTGGGAAGCCGTCGCCTCGTCGGATTGGAAAGCCGTCTGGTCGCCGGTCGATGCACCCGGCGCAGATGGCTGCCGCACCTTGTTCAAGGCCACCTCGTCGAAAGAGGAGGGGACCTGGGACGTCCAGCTCTTCCAGGCCCCGGAGGCCGCCATCGCGGATCTCGTGGTGCCGCAGGGCCACCAGCTTCGGAAACTCGCCGCCGGTCTCGGCCTTGGCCGCGTCGTCCTGCACCGTGGCGAAGGCTGGCTGTCCGTCGCGTGGCCCGCGCTGGCCGGAAAGGACGCGCTCGATTGGCTGCGCCTCGGCGGCGTCCCGCCCGCGGCCGACCTGCTGCCGCGCATCCGCGCCCTCGCCTCCGGCCTCGACCTCGCCGCGCGCGAGGGCCTCGATGCCATGGAGATGCACCCGGCCCTGCTCCACCTGCTGGAGTCCCCGGAGCAGCCGGAGGCCAGCGGCTTCGCCATCGCCGTTTTCCTGCCCTCCGTGGCCGCCGAGAAAAGCTCGCGGGAAACCGCCAGCACCATCAGCGGCTCGGTCAATGCCCCGCTGCCGATCCGCTTCGCGGCCTGCCTTTACCACCTGCTCGGTGGCCGACCGCTCCCGCCCGCTGCCTTCCTGAACAACCGCGCCTACCCCGCGGTGCCGCGCCTCTCCGAGCGCTCGAACCGCTACCTCGGCCAGGTCGTCTCCGGCCTCAATCCCGCCGGGGCCTGCGCCGAGATCGTCGACCGCCTGTCGATGGAGGAGCGCCTCCCCGGCGTCACCGGCGTGGCCTCGGAAACGCTCAGCCGCTCGATGTACTCGCCCTCGGTGAGCATGTCCGCCGGAGCCAGCGTGGCCCGCACCATGGAGACGCTCGCGCGGCCGCCGCAGCTTCCCGCTGCCGGAGCCACCGCCGCGGCCTCGGTTTCCACTCCGCCGCCGGTTTCCTCCACGGCCACCCCGGCCACCGCCGCCGCCGGTCCGGCCAAGCCGAAGCCGGTGAAGCTGATCCTCGCCATCGCCGCCGTGCTGGTGCTCGGCGTCATGGGCGTCGGCGGCACCGCCGTCTGGTACCTCTTCCTGCGGAAGCCCGCGCCCCCGGCCAAGAAGGAGGTCGTCTCGAACACCCCGGTTTCCACCACCCTGACCACGCCCACCAAGGTCGATCTCCCGCCGACCCCGCCGCCGACCGCCAGCGACAACTCGCTGAAGCAGGTGAAGGTCCCCGGCCAGGCCGCCACCTTGGCGGAGGCCGTCGCGAAGTGCGCGCCCGGCGGCACCATCGAGGTCGCGGGCGGCACCTACAAGGAAGCCCTCGCCATCACCAAGCCGCTCACGCTTTCCGCCTCGGAGGGCGCGGTGTTGGAAAACGCCGCCGCCTCGAACAGCCTTGTCGCCATCAAGGGCAAGGTGGAGGTGAAGATCTCCGGGTTGGTGATCCGCGATGCCCGCCGCGAGGCCACCGGCAGCCCGGAATCCTCGCCGCCGCTGGTGCTCGTCGCCGATGGCGGCGTGATCACCCTCGACCGCTGCGTGATCGATGGCGGCATGGGCAGCGGCCTATCGGTCATCAACCGCGCCTCGGTCCGCCTTTCCGGCTGCCGCGTCCTGCGCCACCGCTGGTGCGGCCTCCAGGTCAGCGCCGGGGCCACCGTCGACATCGACCAGGGTTCCGTCATCGAGAACCGCTGCGGCATCATGACCACCGATCCCGGTTCCACCGTGCGCATCGGCTCCGGCTCGATCGTGTCCCGGAACAGCCGCAATGGCATCGAGGTCAACAACGGTGCCGCCGTCCGCCTCACCGGTTGCGAGGTGTCGAACAGCCAGTCCGGCTGCGGCGTGCTCGTCAGCGGCGAGGGTTCCTCGCTGGAGGCCTCCGGCAAGAGCTCGATCTGCGACAACAAGACCAGCGGCGTCGAGGTCGCCGAGTCCGGCACCGTGAAGCTCGAGGACTGCCAGCTCGAGCGCAACCGCGAGCACGGCCTCCACGCCGTGAAATCCGGTGCCATCACCATCACCGGCTCGCGTTTCGAAAACGACCTCACCGGCCTGTTCATCGATGGCGGCACCGCCCAGGTGAAGGTCGATCGCTGCGAGTTCTCGAAGCACGGCGATGGCGGCGTGGTCTTCGCCGGGGTCAAGGCGGACCTCACCAACAGCACCTTCACCGGCAACGCCGTCGCCGCCATCTTCTCCGATGGAGCCAGCGGCAGCGCCAAGGCCAACCGCGTTTCCCCCGGCCCCGTCGACGACGCCATCGTCCTCGAAAACGCCGGCCAAGTCACCCGCGAAGCCAACACCGCGGAGTGA
- a CDS encoding glycine zipper domain-containing protein, with the protein MLGASLVSATSLLLTSCADTQDGRLTQAQGAGIGALGGAALGGLIGAASGNAGRGALIGAALGGAGGFAYGTHVANQKAKYKSTEEWLDACIAEAESSRRAAVAYNRKLDGRIASLQGEVQRAKASGNKGELQRLKQEIKQERIEAEKQVKSVNDEVKAQNSAISQAGGGSRVSALRSKTSSVSAEGAATKQKVQRLASLENQIGV; encoded by the coding sequence ATGTTGGGCGCCTCCCTCGTGAGCGCCACCTCGCTCCTTCTCACCAGCTGCGCTGACACCCAGGACGGCCGCCTCACGCAGGCCCAGGGCGCCGGCATCGGTGCCCTCGGCGGTGCCGCGCTCGGCGGCCTCATCGGTGCCGCCTCCGGCAATGCCGGCCGCGGTGCCCTCATCGGTGCCGCCCTCGGTGGTGCGGGTGGTTTCGCCTACGGCACCCACGTCGCCAACCAGAAGGCCAAGTACAAGTCCACCGAGGAGTGGCTCGATGCCTGCATCGCCGAAGCCGAGAGCAGCCGCCGCGCCGCCGTCGCCTACAACCGCAAGCTCGATGGCCGCATCGCCTCCCTCCAGGGTGAGGTCCAGCGCGCCAAGGCCAGCGGCAACAAGGGCGAACTCCAGCGCCTGAAGCAGGAAATCAAGCAGGAGCGCATCGAAGCCGAGAAGCAGGTCAAGTCCGTCAACGACGAGGTGAAGGCCCAGAACTCCGCCATCAGCCAGGCCGGCGGCGGTTCCCGCGTCAGCGCCCTCCGCTCGAAGACCAGCAGCGTCAGCGCCGAAGGTGCCGCCACCAAGCAGAAGGTCCAGCGCCTCGCCAGCCTCGAGAACCAGATCGGCGTCTAA
- a CDS encoding S41 family peptidase: MKPFLRTLLAALLLPVLQAEPAAKETPVNQRETGVQLWEDFQKNYAEYSFAPLAPADLDLHARKALLGALGTRYRAWEPDKAPTLPELADAICKNDPANTTYDLVEKALTALLPTIDRFGLYESGAEMAQLQEAARQSGGQIAMIVERDDSGRLLCFPEPEGPASEAGVNYGSELLQVDGVSMERKRLAAVKLAFIGPSPSVTVKIRQPQGKEETLTIQRTTQVFPSVSAKKGPTGLTIRIRKFDTGSAARFKDLLKENQPVTRLTLDLRGNPGGLRDEAMLAASLFTPEKTVLGRLKDGQGERDVSDGNGVFCEPQSIQILQDRRSASGAEFLAASLRESLPGKVKIYGEPSYGKSHSTVKLPLYGGGVMTVSESLMMTASGKSWDKTGLQPDVLQKAK, translated from the coding sequence ATGAAGCCATTCCTCCGCACCCTTCTCGCCGCCCTGCTGCTGCCCGTGCTCCAAGCTGAGCCCGCGGCCAAGGAAACGCCCGTCAACCAGCGCGAGACCGGCGTCCAGCTCTGGGAAGACTTCCAGAAAAACTACGCCGAGTACTCCTTCGCCCCGCTCGCCCCCGCCGATCTCGACCTCCACGCCCGCAAGGCCCTCCTCGGTGCCCTCGGCACCCGCTACCGCGCTTGGGAACCGGACAAGGCCCCGACCCTTCCCGAACTGGCCGACGCCATCTGCAAGAACGACCCGGCCAACACCACCTACGACCTCGTCGAAAAGGCCCTCACCGCCCTCCTGCCCACCATCGACCGCTTCGGCCTCTACGAATCCGGTGCCGAGATGGCCCAGCTCCAGGAAGCCGCCCGCCAGAGCGGCGGGCAGATCGCCATGATCGTCGAGCGCGACGACAGCGGCCGCCTGCTCTGCTTCCCTGAACCCGAGGGCCCCGCCTCCGAGGCCGGCGTGAACTACGGCTCCGAACTGCTGCAGGTCGACGGTGTCTCGATGGAGCGCAAGCGCCTCGCCGCCGTGAAGCTCGCCTTCATCGGCCCCTCGCCCTCCGTCACCGTGAAAATCCGCCAGCCGCAGGGCAAGGAGGAGACCCTCACCATCCAGCGCACCACCCAGGTCTTCCCCTCCGTCAGCGCGAAGAAGGGCCCCACCGGCCTCACCATCCGCATCCGCAAGTTCGACACCGGCTCCGCCGCCCGCTTCAAGGACCTCCTCAAGGAGAATCAACCCGTCACCCGCCTCACCCTCGACCTCCGCGGCAATCCCGGCGGCCTGCGCGATGAGGCAATGCTCGCCGCGTCCCTGTTCACTCCGGAAAAGACCGTCCTCGGCCGCCTCAAGGACGGCCAGGGCGAGCGCGACGTCAGCGATGGCAACGGCGTCTTCTGCGAGCCCCAGAGCATCCAGATCCTCCAGGACCGCCGCTCCGCCTCCGGCGCCGAGTTCCTCGCCGCCAGCCTCCGCGAGAGCCTCCCCGGCAAGGTCAAGATCTACGGCGAGCCCAGTTACGGCAAGAGCCACTCCACCGTGAAACTCCCGCTCTACGGCGGCGGCGTCATGACCGTCAGCGAAAGCCTCATGATGACCGCCAGCGGCAAATCCTGGGACAAGACCGGTCTCCAGCCGGACGTCCTCCAGAAGGCCAAGTAA
- a CDS encoding GlsB/YeaQ/YmgE family stress response membrane protein, with translation MSTFIAWILLGLIAGGLAKFLMPGDQKGGCLMTTLLGIVGAVIGGWLGRYATFLPAEPIGTWLPSLGSIITATVGALVLLLIFRLVSK, from the coding sequence ATGAGCACCTTCATCGCATGGATCCTACTTGGCCTGATCGCCGGCGGCTTGGCCAAGTTCCTGATGCCCGGCGACCAGAAAGGCGGCTGCCTGATGACCACCCTGCTCGGCATCGTCGGTGCCGTCATCGGCGGCTGGCTCGGCCGCTACGCCACCTTCCTGCCCGCCGAACCCATCGGCACCTGGCTGCCGTCGCTCGGTTCGATCATCACCGCCACCGTCGGCGCCCTCGTCCTGCTCTTGATCTTCCGCCTCGTGAGTAAATGA
- the serS gene encoding serine--tRNA ligase, which translates to MLDIRVIRENPAAVQERLKPRGGDHWKLIDEVLACDESRRRAETEKQALQSERKTTSKQIGMLKGKGEDTSAIEAQVRGINDRIAALDAESEAAAAKQEDLLLNIPNLPHEACPVGSDEAANPVVRVWGEKPDIAEPKDHVALYEAHGLVSIDDATRIAGSGFAVYRGKGAKLERALINFLLDTQASHGYEEVNVPHLVKRECMEGTGQLPKFEDDMYGTDAGEDGRNNLFLAPTAEVPVTNLYRDTILAEDQLPVKLVAYTPCFRREAGSAGRDNRGIIRMHQFDKVELVQVVHPDHGFEELEKLTGHAEAILQKLGLHYRTIELCTGDLGFSSAKTYDIEVWAPGQGKYLEVSSCSCFAEYQARRMKLRFKDSEGRNRFPHTLNGSGTALPRLYVALLEQCQQPDGTIRIPAALVPYFGAETIG; encoded by the coding sequence ATGCTTGATATCCGCGTCATCCGCGAAAACCCCGCCGCCGTTCAGGAGCGCCTGAAGCCCCGCGGCGGGGACCACTGGAAGCTCATCGACGAAGTCCTCGCCTGCGACGAATCCCGCCGCCGGGCCGAGACCGAAAAGCAGGCCCTCCAGTCCGAGCGGAAGACGACGTCCAAGCAGATCGGCATGCTCAAGGGCAAGGGCGAGGACACCTCCGCCATCGAGGCCCAGGTGCGCGGCATCAACGACCGCATCGCCGCCCTCGACGCCGAATCCGAGGCCGCAGCCGCGAAGCAGGAAGACCTGCTGCTCAACATCCCGAACCTGCCCCACGAGGCCTGTCCGGTGGGCTCCGACGAAGCCGCCAACCCGGTGGTGCGCGTGTGGGGCGAGAAGCCGGACATCGCCGAGCCGAAGGACCACGTGGCCCTCTACGAGGCGCACGGCCTGGTTTCGATCGACGACGCCACCCGCATCGCCGGCTCGGGCTTCGCGGTGTACCGCGGCAAGGGCGCGAAGCTGGAGCGCGCGCTGATCAACTTCCTCCTCGATACCCAGGCCAGCCATGGCTACGAGGAAGTGAATGTCCCGCATCTGGTGAAACGCGAGTGCATGGAAGGCACCGGCCAGCTTCCGAAGTTCGAGGACGACATGTACGGCACGGACGCCGGTGAGGACGGCCGGAACAACCTGTTCCTGGCCCCGACCGCCGAGGTGCCGGTGACCAACCTCTACCGCGACACGATCCTGGCCGAGGACCAGCTTCCGGTGAAACTGGTGGCCTACACGCCGTGTTTCCGCCGCGAGGCGGGCTCCGCCGGACGCGACAACCGCGGCATCATCCGCATGCACCAGTTCGACAAGGTGGAGCTGGTGCAGGTGGTGCACCCGGACCACGGTTTCGAGGAGTTGGAAAAGCTCACCGGCCACGCCGAGGCGATCCTCCAGAAGCTGGGTCTGCACTACCGCACGATCGAACTCTGCACCGGCGATCTCGGGTTCTCCTCGGCAAAGACCTACGACATTGAGGTCTGGGCCCCCGGCCAGGGCAAGTACCTGGAGGTTTCGAGCTGCTCGTGCTTCGCGGAATACCAGGCCCGCCGCATGAAACTGCGCTTCAAGGACAGCGAAGGCCGCAACCGCTTCCCGCACACACTGAACGGCTCCGGCACCGCCCTGCCGCGCCTCTACGTGGCGCTGCTGGAGCAATGCCAGCAGCCGGACGGCACGATCCGCATCCCGGCCGCCCTCGTGCCCTACTTCGGCGCGGAGACGATCGGGTGA
- a CDS encoding TlpA disulfide reductase family protein, which produces MKPILLLLASAALAAAETDAPAKPAAIPAKPVVPHPPSAATPQEKPAPTLVVGSSVTPDAFATGEWIQGEAPKSWEPGKVYVFECWATWCGPCIAAIPHINDLHKRYADKGLRVFGMNVWERGGKEPVVTFVKNKGEGMSYPVSYNTKEAAFTKDWLEAAGVDGIPHTFVVKDGKIVLMCHPMKLTDEVIEGLLKGGEALDLTLKQIREDNSKQDQIVAAVRSFNEAARKKDIAGMTQAIETVKALDPTSKSLVNFNMILLASKGDWPALEAAVKALPESPTRPVFAFNVARTVLPNDEAPGTLMKSLADILAPALETKSGPVELLTLSRLQWRGGDKEAAIATAKKSVAAATSDTAVRSRINPAPFQNYLAALEKGELPSDAQVTAWLREMMSAAAPAKTGDQ; this is translated from the coding sequence GTGAAACCAATTCTCCTGCTCCTCGCCTCGGCCGCGCTCGCCGCCGCCGAAACCGACGCTCCGGCCAAGCCCGCCGCGATTCCCGCCAAGCCGGTCGTGCCCCACCCGCCCAGCGCCGCGACCCCGCAGGAAAAGCCTGCTCCGACGCTGGTCGTCGGATCGAGCGTGACCCCGGACGCCTTCGCCACCGGTGAGTGGATCCAAGGCGAGGCCCCGAAAAGCTGGGAGCCGGGCAAAGTTTACGTCTTCGAATGTTGGGCGACCTGGTGCGGCCCGTGCATCGCCGCGATTCCACACATCAACGACCTCCACAAGAGATACGCCGACAAGGGCTTGCGCGTCTTCGGCATGAACGTGTGGGAGCGCGGAGGCAAGGAGCCGGTCGTGACCTTTGTGAAGAACAAGGGCGAAGGCATGTCCTACCCCGTGTCCTACAACACGAAGGAAGCAGCCTTCACCAAGGATTGGCTGGAGGCCGCCGGCGTGGATGGCATCCCCCACACCTTCGTGGTGAAGGACGGGAAGATCGTGTTGATGTGCCATCCCATGAAACTCACCGACGAGGTGATCGAAGGTCTCCTCAAGGGCGGGGAAGCCCTGGACCTGACGCTGAAACAGATCCGTGAGGACAATTCGAAACAGGATCAGATCGTCGCTGCGGTACGTTCGTTCAACGAAGCCGCCCGGAAGAAGGACATCGCCGGAATGACCCAGGCCATCGAGACCGTCAAGGCCCTCGATCCCACCAGCAAATCGCTGGTCAACTTCAACATGATCCTGCTGGCCTCCAAGGGAGACTGGCCCGCGCTGGAGGCCGCCGTAAAGGCCCTGCCGGAATCGCCGACCCGGCCGGTGTTCGCCTTCAACGTCGCCCGCACGGTGCTGCCGAACGACGAGGCTCCGGGCACGCTCATGAAGTCGCTGGCGGATATCCTGGCTCCGGCCCTGGAGACCAAAAGCGGGCCGGTGGAACTCCTGACCCTCTCCCGCCTCCAGTGGCGTGGTGGAGACAAGGAAGCCGCCATCGCCACCGCGAAAAAATCCGTGGCCGCCGCCACCTCTGACACCGCCGTCCGGTCCCGCATCAATCCGGCCCCGTTCCAGAACTATCTGGCAGCCTTGGAGAAAGGTGAACTACCCTCCGATGCCCAAGTTACGGCATGGCTGCGCGAAATGATGTCCGCTGCCGCCCCCGCCAAGACAGGAGATCAGTAA
- a CDS encoding ABC transporter ATP-binding protein: MRSISRVFSYLRHYPGLASAQIFCAVGMTLAVFVFPNATRHVIDHILPNPAKHGEFPLWIGLALFGFLAKDGLNSLRIFINNTFEQKVIYDIRSDLYSKIQRLPLRWFDTRRTGDIMTRVVEDVTNMERVLIDGVEQGLIASLQVLGVGAFLFYLNPVVALWATLPVPVLAIGAWFYSTKGRDRYRNQREASSDLNAILHDNISGIRQIKAYAAETEELGRFNRFSDLLRQATLRMMRWWAIYSPLMSFVRMTGYVLVLAFGGHAVMKGDLTLGDFTGFFLSLGLFYEPIDRLNSLNQMLLSGRSAADRVFEILDAEEEPNAREGKTLPVPVKGAVAFEQVSFSYQDQPTLHEVSLEALPGQTIALVGATGAGKTTVLSLLARFYEATAGTIRLDGQDIAELSKENLRDHLAYVTQEAFLFNGTVRENLQLSKRDATDAELWTALEAAHADPFVRELPQLLDTNVGERGVKLSGGEKQRLSIARALLKNAPILLLDEATASVDSQTERLIQDALDRLMENRTAFVIAHRLSTIRNADRIYVLEQGRVIEQGNHEELLALDGKYAELCRKSFLGQEGEDVSK; encoded by the coding sequence ATGCGTTCCATTTCCCGCGTTTTTTCCTACCTCCGCCACTACCCGGGCCTCGCTTCCGCCCAGATTTTCTGCGCCGTGGGGATGACCCTGGCGGTGTTCGTGTTCCCGAACGCGACCCGCCACGTGATCGACCACATCCTGCCGAATCCCGCGAAACACGGGGAATTCCCGCTCTGGATCGGCCTCGCCCTGTTCGGCTTCCTCGCCAAGGACGGCCTGAACTCACTGCGGATCTTCATCAACAACACCTTCGAGCAGAAGGTGATCTACGACATCCGTTCCGACCTCTACTCGAAAATCCAGCGTCTGCCGCTGCGCTGGTTCGATACCCGCCGCACCGGCGACATCATGACCCGCGTCGTCGAGGATGTGACGAACATGGAACGCGTCCTGATCGACGGCGTCGAGCAGGGCCTGATCGCGTCCCTCCAGGTGCTGGGGGTGGGAGCCTTCCTGTTCTACCTCAATCCGGTGGTGGCGCTGTGGGCCACCCTGCCCGTGCCGGTCCTCGCCATCGGCGCGTGGTTTTATTCCACCAAGGGCCGCGACCGCTACCGGAACCAGCGCGAGGCATCCTCCGACCTGAACGCCATCCTTCACGACAACATCTCCGGCATCCGCCAAATCAAGGCCTACGCCGCCGAAACCGAGGAGCTCGGCCGCTTCAACCGCTTCTCCGACCTGCTGCGCCAGGCCACCCTGCGGATGATGAGATGGTGGGCGATCTACTCGCCGCTGATGTCCTTCGTCCGCATGACCGGCTACGTGCTGGTGCTCGCCTTCGGTGGCCACGCGGTGATGAAGGGCGATCTCACGCTCGGCGACTTCACCGGCTTCTTCCTTTCGCTGGGGCTTTTCTACGAACCGATCGACCGTCTCAACAGCCTCAACCAGATGCTCCTCTCCGGCCGCTCCGCCGCGGACCGCGTGTTCGAGATCCTCGATGCCGAGGAGGAACCGAATGCCCGCGAAGGCAAAACCCTGCCGGTGCCGGTGAAGGGCGCGGTGGCCTTCGAGCAGGTTTCGTTCTCCTACCAAGACCAGCCCACCCTCCACGAGGTCTCGCTGGAAGCCCTGCCGGGGCAGACGATCGCCCTGGTCGGGGCCACCGGTGCCGGAAAAACCACCGTGCTTTCGTTGCTGGCCCGGTTCTACGAAGCCACCGCCGGCACCATCCGGCTGGACGGGCAGGACATCGCGGAGCTTTCGAAGGAAAACCTCCGCGACCATCTCGCCTACGTGACCCAGGAGGCCTTCCTCTTCAATGGCACCGTGCGGGAAAACCTCCAGCTTTCAAAGCGGGATGCCACCGATGCCGAGTTGTGGACCGCCCTCGAAGCCGCCCACGCCGATCCCTTTGTCCGCGAGCTGCCGCAGCTTCTGGACACCAACGTCGGCGAACGCGGCGTAAAGCTGTCCGGCGGCGAGAAGCAACGCCTCTCGATCGCCCGCGCCCTGCTGAAGAACGCGCCGATCCTGCTGCTCGACGAAGCAACGGCCTCGGTGGACAGCCAAACCGAGCGCCTGATCCAGGACGCGCTGGACCGGCTGATGGAAAACCGCACCGCCTTCGTGATCGCCCACCGCCTCTCCACCATCCGCAATGCAGACCGGATCTACGTCCTCGAACAAGGCCGCGTGATCGAGCAAGGCAACCACGAGGAATTGCTCGCCCTGGACGGCAAATACGCCGAGCTGTGCCGGAAATCATTCCTCGGCCAGGAGGGAGAGGACGTTTCGAAGTGA
- a CDS encoding 23S rRNA (pseudouridine(1915)-N(3))-methyltransferase RlmH — translation MRLLILAAGKPALSYAKDGIAEYLKRLGRYSQVTMELVKAGGSEEVSQRLLEKSEGMYRIAMDERGERLTTAELYKRFDALEHRGDVKCVAFLIGASDGHTPELRKKADMVLSLSALTLQHELALVVLLEQLYRLASMKAGSPYHRE, via the coding sequence ATGCGCCTGCTCATCCTCGCCGCCGGCAAGCCCGCCCTCTCCTACGCTAAGGACGGAATCGCCGAATACCTGAAACGCCTCGGCCGCTACAGCCAGGTCACGATGGAACTGGTGAAGGCCGGAGGATCGGAGGAAGTGTCCCAGCGGCTGCTGGAAAAATCCGAAGGCATGTACCGCATCGCCATGGACGAGCGCGGCGAACGCCTCACCACCGCGGAGCTCTACAAGCGCTTCGACGCGCTCGAACACCGCGGCGACGTGAAGTGCGTGGCCTTCCTCATCGGAGCCTCGGACGGGCACACGCCGGAACTCCGCAAGAAGGCGGACATGGTCCTGTCCCTCTCCGCCCTCACGCTCCAGCACGAACTCGCGCTGGTAGTCCTGCTGGAGCAACTCTATCGCCTGGCCTCGATGAAGGCAGGCTCGCCGTATCACCGCGAGTGA
- a CDS encoding EF-hand domain-containing protein: MRYTFLLLPLLAVSCGTPDNIVPENHREKKMFAFLEKFDRFDYNGDGKLTKKEVRQGLRESEVHGITNEEIDKGFAEFDTNHDGAISFAEAQGGMRREFSER, translated from the coding sequence ATGCGATACACGTTCCTGCTCCTGCCCTTGCTGGCCGTTTCCTGCGGTACTCCCGACAACATCGTTCCCGAGAACCACCGGGAGAAGAAGATGTTCGCCTTCCTGGAGAAGTTCGACCGCTTCGACTACAACGGCGATGGCAAGCTGACGAAGAAGGAAGTCCGTCAGGGCCTGCGCGAGAGCGAGGTCCACGGCATCACCAACGAGGAGATCGACAAGGGTTTCGCCGAGTTCGACACGAACCACGATGGCGCGATCTCCTTCGCCGAGGCGCAGGGCGGCATGCGGCGCGAGTTTTCGGAACGTTGA